In Girardinichthys multiradiatus isolate DD_20200921_A chromosome 10, DD_fGirMul_XY1, whole genome shotgun sequence, the sequence gagctgaggagcacagcaactaaatgccaaggagcacagcaactaaatgctgaggagcacagcaactaaatgctgaggagcacagcaactaaatgctgaggagctgaggagcacagcaactcaatgctgaggagctgaggagcacagcaactaaatgttgaggagctgaggagcacagcaactaaatgctgaggagcacagcaactaaatgctgaggagctgaggagcacagcaactaaatgctgaggagctgaggagcacatgaactaaatgctgaggagcacagcaactaaatgctgaggagcacaggaactaaatgctgaggagcacaggaactaaatgctgaggagctgaggagcacagggactaaatgctgaggagcacaggaactaaatgctgaggagctgaggagcacagcaactaaatgctgaggagctgaggagcacagcaactaaatgttgaggagctgaggagcacagcaactaaatgctgaggagctgaggagcacagcaactaaatgctgaggagctgaggagcaaaggaactaaatgctgaggagctgaggagcacaggaactaaatgctgaggagctgaggagcaaaggaactaaatgctgaggagctgaggagcaaaggaactaaatgctgaggagctgaggagcaaaggaactaaatgctgaggagctgaggagcacagcaactaagtgctgaggagctgaggagcacagcaactaaatgctgaagagctgaggagcacagcaactaaatgccaaggagcacagcaactaaatgctgaggagcacagcaactaaatgctgaggagctgaggagcaaaggaactaaatgctgaggagctgaggagcacaggaactaaatgctgaggagctgaggagcaaaggaactaaatgctgaggagctgaggagcacagcaactaaatgctgaggagctgaggagcacagcaactaaatgctgaggagctgaggagcaaaggaactaaatgctgaggagctgaggagcacagcaactaaatgctgaggagctgaggagcacagcaactaaatgctgaggagcacagcaactaaatgctgaggagcacagcaactaaatgctgaggagctgaggagcacagcaactaaatgctgaggagctgaggagcacagcaactaaatgctgaggagcacagcaactaaatgctgaggagcacagcaactaaatgctgaggagctgaggagcacagcaactcaatgctgaggagcacagcaactaaatgccaaggagctgaggagcacagcaactaaatgccaaggagcacagcaactaaatgctgaggagcacagcaactaaatgctgaggagcacagcaactaaatgctgaggagctgaggagcacagcaactcaatgctgaggagcacagcaactcaatgctgaggagcacagcaactcaatgctgaggagcacagcaactaaatgctgaggagcacagcaactaaatgccaaggagctgaggagcacagcaactaaatgccaaggagctgaggagcacagcaactaaatgctgaggagcacagcaactaaatgccaaggagctgaggagcacagcaactaaatgccaaggagcacagcaactaaatgctgaggagcacagcaactaaatgctgaggagcacagcaactaaatgctgaggagctgaggagcacagcaactcaatgctgaggagcacagcaactcaatgctgaggagcacagcaactaaatgccaaggagctgaggagcacagcaactaaatgccaaggagctgaggagcacagcaactaaatgctgaggagcacagcaactaaatgctgaggagcacagcaactaaatgccaaggagctgaggagcacagcaactaaatgccaaggagcacagcaactaaatgccaaggagctgaggagcacagcaactaaatgccaaggagcacagcaactAAATGCTGAGGAGCACAGCAACTAAATGCTGAGGAGCACAGCAACTAAATGCTGAGGAGCACAGCAACTAAATGTTGAGGAGCTGAGGAGCACAGCAACTAAATGCTGAGGAGCACAGCAACTAAATGTTGAGGAGCTGAGGAGCACAGCAACTCAATGCTGAGGAGCACAGCAACTCAATGCTGAAACGTCTTTAGTACAGGACATATCTGTGGGATAACACAGTTCAGGTTTGATTTGCCTTTAGCCGTTTGGATTCTGAACAAGAGGTGATCAAAGcaatagaaaaataatttcataaattaacaataatttaaattaactgTGGAATTTATGAGATAATGTAGAGACACCAGGATGAAAATCACAGATAAAGACAGCTGCAGAAAACATGAACCAGCAATAAAAGCAGAGGTTTGACCACAAAAAGCAGAGATGGATGAATATAACctctgaaaaacaacaacataaacgGCAACAGAGAAATTAGAACCCATGTGTCTCTTCAGATTTTCATATTATGAAAATGATCTTCAGTGTCTCTTGTGTGAACACTCATGTGTCTCTTTAGACGATCTTTTAGGGAAAATGCTTTACTGCAAACActacaaataaactgtttcTCTCCAGTATGGactttcatgtgtttttctAGATGACACTTTTGAATAAATCTGCTTTTACAGACATCACAAGCGAATGGCCTCTCCACTGTGTGGAGTTTCACATGTCGCTGTAGCTGGATTTCATTCGCAAAACATTTACTACAATCACTACAGCTGAATGGTCCGTTGTGAACCTTCATGTGCCTTTTCAGATGATGATGTTCTGAAAATCCTTTACTGCAAACACTACAAATAAACAATTTCTCTCTTGTGTGGACAAACATGTGTCTGTCTAGATTATATTTGATTGAAAATCCTTTACTGCAAACACTACAAATGAAGCgtttctgtcctgtgtggaCACGCAggtgtttctttaaattttctTGGAATAAAAATCCTTTACTGCAAACAGTACAGATAAACTGTTTCTCCCTTGTATGAACCTGCAGGTGTTTCTTCAGTAACCAGCGTTGATGAAAACCTTTATTACAATAACTACAAATGAGAGgtgcctcttctgtgtgaacaTGCATGTGTCTCTTTAGAGTCTGCTGGAGTGAAAATCCTTTACCACAAACTCTACAAATAAACCTTTTCCCTCCTTGGTGAACACGCATGTGTCTTTTTAGGTTCTCTTGTAATGCAAATCCTTTACTGCAAATGCTGCAAATGAAAGGTTTTTCTCCTGTGTGAACACGCATGTGACTCTTTAGACGCATTTGTTGTGAAAATCCTTTACTGCAAACACTACAAACAAATGGTCTATCTGCGGTGTGGATCCACATGTGGCTTTTGAGATGGTGCTTTCTTTTAAATCTAGTTCCACAGACATTACAGGAAAAAGGTTTTTCTTCTGACTGGTCCTCCAGGTTCTGTTTAAACAATGTTTCTGCATGAAGCCTACCACAATCATCACAAGCAAATGGTGCTCCTCCTGGATGGAGTATTATGTGTGTCTGTAGAGAAGTCCTTTCTTTAAACCCGTTACAAAGATCAGAGCTGTGCTCTCTCTTTGCATCAGGAGTTTTCTGCTTGAATCTCTCACAACAAACATTGGAACGAAACGTTGCTTCTTTTACACTAATCTGAGTCGCAGGTTTGGAACACAGTTTCAATGTTTTACCCTTTTTGTGAAAAGTTATCCTACTGTGTTTACAGGAACATAATGGATCTGGGTTCCTGTCTCGTTCTGATCTTCCAAAGTCCTCTTCATGAGGTTCTGCTTCTACGTGTTCTGCTGAGCTGGTGGTTGGAGCTTCAATCTCTCTGTTGTCTTCAGTTTTGATGTGATGAAGCTCTGATAACGGAGGTTTCTCTTCATCTTCACTCTTTGCAGTTAGCTGCTCTTCCTCCTG encodes:
- the LOC124875384 gene encoding gastrula zinc finger protein XlCGF26.1-like yields the protein MMKVKAEDPGGLSLMPLIPAASTSELDQTQDSKDLMFSVCQMLVKNEEVPHDHKHIKEEEEELWISQEEEQLTAKSEDEEKPPLSELHHIKTEDNREIEAPTTSSAEHVEAEPHEEDFGRSERDRNPDPLCSCKHSRITFHKKGKTLKLCSKPATQISVKEATFRSNVCCERFKQKTPDAKREHSSDLCNGFKERTSLQTHIILHPGGAPFACDDCGRLHAETLFKQNLEDQSEEKPFSCNVCGTRFKRKHHLKSHMWIHTADRPFVCSVCSKGFSQQMRLKSHMRVHTGEKPFICSICSKGFALQENLKRHMRVHQGGKRFICRVCGKGFSLQQTLKRHMHVHTEEAPLICSYCNKGFHQRWLLKKHLQVHTREKQFICTVCSKGFLFQENLKKHLRVHTGQKRFICSVCSKGFSIKYNLDRHMFVHTREKLFICSVCSKGFSEHHHLKRHMKVHNGPFSCSDCSKCFANEIQLQRHVKLHTVERPFACDVCKSRFIQKCHLEKHMKVHTGEKQFICSVCSKAFSLKDRLKRHMSVHTRDTEDHFHNMKI